The Gammaproteobacteria bacterium genome includes the window CCCTCCCGCCCGAGCTGCACCGCCTGGCCTACCACGCCGGTTTCGGCGAGAAAAACTCGGCTGCGGGGATGGGGTTGGTGGGGGTGATCACGACCAACTTGAATTAAACAAACAGACAAAAGCCAATATCACAATGAGACTACACTTGAAGGTTTACACGCCGGGAACCAAGATTCCATTTGACCATCAACACTTGATGGTAGGTACGATTCATAAGTGGTTGGGAGAACAGAATCCTTACCATGGCCAGCCAGCTCTTTTTTCTTTTTCAAACCTGAAAATCACTCGGGTGGCTGAGGATGGATTCATTGTCCAGGATATGACTGAGTTTTTCATCAGCAGTTGTGATAGCGAGTTACTGCGTCGATTGCTTGCAGGTATCCAAGCAGATCCAGAAATGTTTCATGGGTTACGTGTGGATGAGGTCTTTCTTTTGCCTACTCCTGATTTGTCTTCACGCGTGCTTTTTTATCCGGCGAG containing:
- the cas6 gene encoding CRISPR-associated endoribonuclease Cas6 — translated: MRLHLKVYTPGTKIPFDHQHLMVGTIHKWLGEQNPYHGQPALFSFSNLKITRVAEDGFIVQDMTEFFISSCDSELLRRLLAGIQADPEMFHGLRVDEVFLLPTPDLSSRVLFYPASPILIKRRIGDRIEHVLYKDPEAGAFLKETLLKKMKQAGRSVSDDFQIHFDAHSPRARTRLVNYRGISNRANICPVVILGSNEVKQFAWEVGLGNSTGIGFGAIK